A genomic segment from Nicotiana sylvestris chromosome 1, ASM39365v2, whole genome shotgun sequence encodes:
- the LOC138869436 gene encoding uncharacterized protein, producing the protein MVPAPGVPPPDQPARGRGQAPRGGFRGIGGGVQATRGGGQPVGGRPRDVVQSDRAQPQSYAFLARPEAEASDVVITGTILVYSRDVSVLFDPGSTYSYVSSYFATFFVVHRDSLSAPVYVSTLIGNSIIVDRVYRSCVVIIGGLETRVDLLLLDMADFDVILGMDWLPPYHVIFDCHAKTMTLALSGLPRLEWRGTPGHSTSRVISYMKGRHMVEKGCLDYLAYVCDSSVEVPSMDSVPVVCEFPEIFLTNLPGMPPDRDIDF; encoded by the coding sequence atggttccggcaccgggtgttccaccgcccgatcagccagctagaggtaggggtcaggcacCTAGAGGTGGATTTCGAGGTATCGGAGGTGGAgttcaggccactagaggtggaggccagccagtgggaggccgtcctagggatgtagttcagagtgacAGGGCCCAGCCCCAAAGTTATGCTTtcctagccaggcctgaggctgaggcatcTGATGTCGTTATCACAGGTACGATTTTAGTTTAtagtagagatgtttcagttctatttgatccagggtcaacatactcctatgtgtcatcttattttgctacgtTTTTTGTTGTGCatcgtgattccttgagtgctcctgtatatgtatcCACACTGATAGGTAATTCTATAAtcgtagatcgtgtctatcgctcgtgtgtggttattattgggggtcttgagacccgtgtagatctcctacttcttgatatggctgattttgatgtcattttggggatggattggctgcCACCTTATCATGTCATATttgactgtcacgccaagactatgaccttagctttGTCAGGGTtacctcgattggagtggagagggactcctggtcattctactagtagggtcatttcttatatgaagggtcgacatatggtcgagaagggttgtttggatTATTTGGCTTACGTTTGCGATTCCAGTgtagaggttccttccatggattccgtaccagttgtttgtgagtttccggAGATATTTCTTAcaaacctgccggggatgccacccgatagggatattgacttttga